One window of Cryptococcus neoformans var. grubii H99 chromosome 11, complete sequence genomic DNA carries:
- a CDS encoding cystathionine gamma-synthase: MPTSTTTLPAPIPLGCSVPALTAHAISVSLPTWEDNIGYEEGHKRVVDKMETGYPRFFIHRSIQKLAALCLSKFGQPNELCILLPTPRVATAGRDFLAAQDPPIQSRTVEFVICPSSKSLTDLSSAKSLGIDCIELQILLFDKDKWPYGKAFWQHTGDGVSSRMAERALSFLGETPAGVQHRAPSPPTLERPASKAPSSRNRHYSKKTGSVPPTPTTPNESPYSTPQSSTVIEKPLVDPITDENLTSDLTTYLEERYGRNLPLFNAPLAKQALKRRIAGGLLPSDEDYGKIEDVARGAGSGKKAVTEENVYLYPCGMSAIWHAHDISRIARKLQGEAEGKSVCYGFPYTDTLKILNKWGPGCHFLGTGGSEDINALEKILVEAEENPNEPRILALFCEFPSNPLLRSPDLVRIRELADKYGFFIVVDETIGNFINVEVVTFADIVVSSLTKIFSGDANVMGGSLILNPNGPHYGTLKAAQSSVYEDYYYPEDAVYMERNSRDYRTRIKKVNDNAYDVCDFLHKRSLDDESTPAEGKVLKKVYYPRYITPGTYAQAQRHPTLGKGGYGGLFSLTFTSLAASRAFYDAIGCAKGPSLGTSFTLASPYTILAHYLELDWAAGYGVEKGLVRISVGQEDQSVLKAWFETALAAGEAAGREEKEEGKE, encoded by the exons ATGCCCACTTCAACAACTACCCTCCCGGCGCCCATCCCTCTTGGTTGCTCCGTTCCCGCTCTCACTGCCCATGCCATCTCTGTGTCTCTTCCCACTTGGGAGGACAATATCGGATACGAAGAAGGCCATAAACGGGTAGTTGACAAAATGGAGACTGGTTATCCTCGATTCTTTATTCATCGTAGCATTCAAAAG CTCGCTGCCCTATGCCTCTCCAAATTCGGTCAGCCTAACGAACTTTGTATTCTCTTACCCACCCCTCGGGTTGCTACCGCAGGTCGTGATTTCCTCGCAGCTCAAGATCCTCCTATCCAGTCTCGAACGGTTGAGTTTGTTATCTGTCCTTCCAGTAAATCCCTCACCGATTTATCCTCTGCCAAATCTCTCGGCATCGACTGTATCGAGCTCCAGATCCTTTTGTTTGATAAGGACAAATGGCCTTATGGTAAAGCATTCTGGCAGCACACCGGTGATGGGGTGTCGTCACGTATGGCTGAGAGGGCCCTCTCTTTTCTCGGTGAAACGCCAGCTGGTGTTCAGCACAGAgcgccttctcctccaaccTTAGAAAGGCCCGCGAGCAAGGCTCCCAGTTCAAGGAACAGACATTACTCTAAGAAGACCGGTTCGGTACCTCCTACCCCTACAACACCTAATGAATCACCCTACAGCACCCCTCAATCCTCCACTGTCATCGAGAAGCCTCTAGTAGATCCTATCACTGATGAAAATCTCACCTCTGATTTGACGACTTACCTCGAAGAACGGTACGGGCGCAACCTCCCTTTATTCAACGCTCCTCTTGCCAAGCAAGCTCTCAAGCGTCGAATTGCTGGAGGACTGTTGCCTAGTGACGAGGATTATGGCAAGATTGAGGACGTTGCTCGAGGTGCCGGTTCGGGAAAGAAGGCTGTGACTGAGGAAAATGTGTATCTCTACCCCTGTGGAATGAGCGCCATTTGGCACGCGCACGACATTTCGAGGATTGCGCGAAAGCTTCAGGGCGAGGCTGAAGGGAAGAGTGTTTGCTATGG TTTCCCTTACACCGACACTTTGAAGATTCTTAATAAATGGGGACCTGGTTGCCATTTCCTTGGTACTGGTGGATCCGAAGACATCAATGCCCTCGAGAAGATCCTTGTGGAGGCCGAAGAAAATCCCAATGAACCCCGTATTCTTGCTTTATTCTGTGAATTCCCATCTAATCCCTTGCTCCGAAGTCCAGACCTTGTTCGCATCAGAGAACTTGCGGACAAGTATGgtttcttcatcgtcgttGATGAAACTATTGGTAACTTCATTAATGTCGAGGTCGTCACCTTTGCGGATATTGTGGTCAGCAGTTTGACCAAGATTTTCAGCGGTGATGCCAACGTgatgggaggaag TCTTATCCTTAACCCTAATGGCCCTCATTACGGCACCCTCAAGGCCGCTCAATCTTCGGTATATGAAGATTATTATTATCCTGAAGATGCGGTTTACATGGAACGCAACTCTCGTGATTACCGCACTCGTATCAAGAAAGTTAACGACAACGCATACGACGTGTGCGATTTCCTTCACAAACGGTCCCTGGACGATGAATCCACTCCTGCTGAAGGCAAagtgttgaagaaggtatACTATCCGCGGTACATCACACCTGGGACTTATGCTCAAGCACAACGACACCCCACGCTCGGCAAAGGGGGGTATGGTGGTCTTTTCTCCTTGACATTCACCTCGCTCGCTGCGTCAAGAGCGTTCTATGATGCTATCGGATGCGCAAAGGGCCCATCACTGGGGACGAGCTTCACCCTTGCGTCCCCATACACCATCTTGGCACATTATCTTGAGTTGGACTGGGCGGCTGGTTACGGTGTCGAGAAGGGATTGGTAAGGATCAGCGTGGGACAGGAAGATCAATCAGTGTTGAAGGCGTGGTTTGAGACTGCATTGGCGGCAGGTGAGGCAGCAGgcagggaagaaaaggaagaaggaaaggaataG
- a CDS encoding thioredoxin: MLGQLSRSVRLSVAPLRTTLIQRAFHASPISRDHIIDASDEVFEKRALDAGNSRPVLVDFYASWCQPCRVLTPLLKRVTGPESNYDLLTINVDEYPEVAAKYKVSALPTVVAFKNGAVKNKFVGFRGQDDINKFLGML; this comes from the exons ATGCTTGGCCAACTCTCAAGATCCGTTAGGCTGTCCGTCGCTCCCCTCCGTACTACTCTTATTCAGCGCGCCTTCCACGCTTCTCCTATTTCGCGGGACCACATTATTGATGCCAGTGACGAGGTTTTTGAGAAGCGAGCGCTTGATGCCGGTAACTCCAGACCCGTTTTGGTAGACTTTTATGCCAG CTGGTGCCAGCCTTGCCGTGTTCTCACTCCTTTACTCAAACGGGTCACCGGCCCAGAATCCAATTACGACTTGTTAACTATCAATGTTGATGAGTACCCTGAAGTTGCTGCCAAGTACAAGGTGTCTGCCCTGCCGACGGTGGTGGCATTTAAAAATGGTGCTGTCAAGAACAAGTTCG TTGGATTTAGGGGACAAGATGACATTAACAAGTTCTTGGGAATGCTTTAA
- a CDS encoding TIGR01458 family HAD hydrolase — MPHSQKLKALLIDLNGTLHIGSESTPSAVKAIERLRSLRIPFIFCSNSTKESSASLLDKLRKIGFDVKKEELMTSLSACRMVVEEKGLKHPLLLMSPSAKEEFSDLPPSQGKNHDAVILGLHPDSLSYEHLNKAFRVLKGEPLSSQKKSESTGEHRPPLIAPHASMFMQDSGSSSLPPGLSLGIGPFVRALEEAASVKAEIVGKPTKGFFELALEKLKELSGEDFERNKVAVVGDDVDNDLGEGARELGLRRILVRTGKYRKGVEKKVEHPPDTVYDTFAAFVDDLL, encoded by the exons ATGCCCCA CTCACAGAAACTCAAAGCTCTTCTCATTGACCTCAATGGGACTCTTCATATCGGCTCGGAGAGCACGCCTTCGGCGGTCAAGGCTATTGAGCGATTACGATCCCTCCGCATACCGTTCATATTCTGCTCCAATTCAACCAAAGAATCTTCGGCAAGCTTGCTAGACAAATTGAGGAAGATCGGGTTTGATGttaagaaggaagagttgatgaCAAGTCTGAGTGCATGTCGAatggttgttgaggagaaagggTTAAA ACACCCCTTGCTCTTAATGTCACCATCagccaaagaagaattTTCAGACCTTCCCCCTTCACAAGGTAAAAATCATGATGCCGTCATTCTTGGGCTCCATCCAGACTCCCTTTCATACGAGCACCTTAACAAAGCCTTCCGCGTCTTAAAAGGCGAGCCACTCTCATCTCAAAAAAAGAGCGAGTCGACAGGAGAACACAGACCACCCTTGATAGCACCCCACGCCTCCATGTTCATGCAAGATTCGGGGTCATCGTCACTTCCACCTGGCTTATCGCTTGGTATAGGTCCATTCGTAAGGGCACTGGAGGAAGCAGCCAGCGTGAAGGCTGAGATTGTAGGAAAGCCAACCAAAGGTTTCTTTGAGTTGGCCCTGGAGAAGTTAAAAGAGTTGAGTGGGGAAGATTTTGAACGGAATAAGGTGGCGGTAGTAGGTGACGACGTAGATAATGACCTCGGAGAAGGCGCCCGAGAGCTTGGACTAAGAAGGATATTAG TGAGGACAGGAAAATATCGGAAAGGCGTAGAGAAGAAAGTTGAGCACCCCCCTGATACGGTGTATGATACGTTTGCGGCGTTTGTGGATGACCTGTTATGA
- a CDS encoding nuclear GTP-binding protein, variant: MPKTNKGGKGQKNKVYALPTAQKKRGLDVPKLQMKAKVATQARPTSASLAALSSNGQEISSSSFDLGNVTFHDVIDTSLTKDSSSKAFMRELRKVIERSDVIIQVLDARDPEGTRSRWVEDEVRKRDMQGKKLLGVLNKIDLVPRANLEAWLKHLRHSFPTMPFKSSTQSQKQHLSQNAVPLAQPSTVPGKQTVLQELPTTSASLGAPALLHLLKQYALSTPHSSLTVGVVGYPNVGKSSLINSLKRSRACAVAAMPGKTRVVQEVALDKGVKILDCPGVVLEDVGSHMEGEEGRRRRAEIMLRNCVKAELVQDPISPVEVILNKVEPAQLQKLYNIPAYDDVRDFLIKMALIRGRLGKGGVPDLEASAVQVLRDWNSGKISYYTTPPKFHPSSAPAPVPVITPVLASNEAAGDVEMGGDKVGDAKILTSLSEAFTIEGLFDNLGDDAAWEEGDVVKEEGIAEDADLVAPEPVIPPAPVPVQTVPRASLTKRPFMDSEDESDADSDASDSFRPRTTLGPSPAASQPISSNALHFPAQPQTAQSTRLFTAEELAVLPAGLLDRKKAKSLAKKAKKRRAAVERTEGELMAGFMDMDMDEPEARKEMEMEMEMPAFEQKSKKDKRKAKKETQAKQRKEMTKVVAEMEIDEDARKEAEFASFLANMGADGSDEEL; this comes from the exons ATGCCGAAAACTA ACAAGGGTGGAAAAGGGCAGAAGAATAAGGTGTATGCCTTACCAACAGCTCAGA AAAAAAGGGGACTTGACGTTCCAAAGCTACAGATGAAAGCAAAG GTCGCTACCCAAGCCCGACCCACTTCTGCTTCTCTAGCAGCTCTTAGCTCCAATGGTCAAGAAATCTCAAGCTCCTCTTTTGACCTTGGAAATGTTACTTTCCATGATGTCATTGACACTTCGCTCACGAAGGACTCCTCATCAAAAGCCTTCATGCGAGAGTTGCGCAAAGTCATCGAACGAAGTGATGTGATTATTCAAGTGCTTGATGCAAGGGATCCTGAAGGTACTAGGAGCCGTtgggtggaggatgaagtgCGAAAAAGGGACATGCAGGGGAAAAAGCTGTTGGGTGTGTTAAACAAAATCG ACCTTGTACCAAGGGCGAACCTGGAGGCATGGCTTAAGCACCTCAGGCATTCTTTTCCGACAATGCCCTTCAAGTCCTCTACTCAGAGCCAAAAGCAGCATCTATCTCAAAATGCCGTACCTCTTGCCCAACCCTCAACTGTTCCAGGAAAGCAAACTGTCCTTCAGGAACTTCCCACGACTTCAGCATCTCTTGGTGCACCTGCTTTgcttcatctcctcaaacAATATGCCCTTTCGACACCACACAGTTCGCTCACAGTTGGTGTTGTGGGCTATCCTAATGTTGGGAAGTCTTCTCTCATCAATTCCCTGAAGAGAAGTCGGGCCTGTGCGGTGGCTGCTATGCCTGGTAAAACGAGAGTGGTTCAGGAAGTTGCCCTGGACAAGGGTGTCAAAATTTTAGATTGTCCTGGTGTAGTGCTGGAGGATGTGGGTAGCCATatggagggggaggaaggcagaagaaggcgagcGGAAATCATGCTGAGGAATTGTGTTAAAGCTGAATTGGTACAAGATCCAATCTCTCCAG TGGAAGTGATTTTGAACAAAGTGGAACCTGCTCAATTACAGAAACTCTACAACATCCCTGCATACGATGATGTTCGCGATTTCTTGATCAAAATGGCTCTCATCCGAGGGCGACTCGGCAAAGGTGGTGTCCCCGACCTTGAAGCTTCCGCCGTTCAAGTGCTCCGAGATTGGAACAGTGGCAAAATTTCTTATTACACTACCCCGCCTAAATTTCACCCATCATCTGCGCCTGCACCCGTACCTGTCATAACTCCTGTTCTGGCATCAAATGAGGCGGCGGGAGATGTGGAAATGGGCGGTGACAAAGTCGGAGATGCCAAAATCCTTACCAGTCTGAGTGAAGCCTTCACAATCGAGGGGTTGTTTGATAATCTGGGTGACGACGCtgcttgggaagaaggggatgtggtcaaagaagagggaataGCCGAAGA TGCTGATTTGGTTGCTCCCGAGCCTGTCATTCCACCTGCCCCTGTGCCCGTACAAACTGTCCCTCGAGCCTCACTCACTAAACGTCCATTCATGGATTCCGAAGACGAATCTGACGCCGACTCCGACGCATCGGATTCCTTCCGACCCCGCACAACCCTTGGTCCTTCGCCCGCCGCATCCCAACCCATTTCTTCCAATGCTCTGCACTTCCCGGCTCAACCACAAACTGCTCAGTCTACTAGGCTTTTCACAGCTGAAGAGCTTGCCGTGCTTCCAGCCGGCCTGCTTGATCGCAAGAAGGCCAAATCTCTAGCCAAGAAGGCTAAAAAGAGACGTGCCGCCGTGGAACGTACTGAAGGAGAGCTCATGGCTGGGTTCATGGATATGGACATGGACGAACCTGAGGCTcggaaagagatggagatggagatggagatgccTGCATTTGAGCAGAAGTCaaaaaaggacaagagaaaggcaaagaaggaaacTCAAGCGAAGCAACGAAAAGAAATGACGAAGGTGGTTGCAGAGATGGAaattgatgaagatgccaGGAAGGAGGCGGAATTTGCCAGTTTCTTGGCTAACATGGGTG CGGATGGATCAGATGAGGAGTTGTAA
- a CDS encoding IQ domain-containing calmodulin-binding protein produces MDPNNVVKTKIDTTSTFFGARQNTLASPVDASIQGRYTKRGYETTANKNMQAGTEEEKEKARRAAVIIQKHYRGHAARKHVQGLRLQREARWNDLVKHSQEVTYAKDQLDNKNDVVSRWHRAAQAASRLQNGDGLYSSPVSTLPSGQVEECDPKKLTDKELRARKATFWGSLSLGVGKERDEKKELPFHSKELETQHWLEMIDGKHRYGSNMKHYFRKWKEADTSDNFFRWLDKGEGKDLDLEEMPRERLENERITYLSAEERLNYVVKVDKDGRLRWAHNNEFVDTAAGRWKDAGDGTGIVPVDPQSEEDENTPKPQPTIDPYAPPHNHRLYQISRASSLSSLSSDSYSPQSSELDENESTHYVGLDQKPEGWLERQRKRLTPGGVRRELLRKTVRRNTWIYVSDMKLNLFVGIKQSGAFQHSSFLAGGKVTSAGIIVVKHGLIKSLNPLSGHYRSSIDSFRSFIGQLEAKGVDLSHVKIAKSVLSLWGLSKYSKVTKAQNNLITHVQRTLHLSHEPTEEEKSQALQENAEREEREHQERMKIVRKAEEEAKRSGEIKDDSDDVATEKDKEEMRELRREVLYGHRRLGEEKKKL; encoded by the exons ATGGATCCAAACAACGTCGTCAAGACCAAAATAGACACAACATCCACATTTTTTGGAGCTCGCCAAAACACATTGGCCTCACCTGTTGACGCATCAATCCAAGGTAGATATACTAAAAGGGGATACGAGACTACAGCAAACAAGAACATGCAAGCTGGTactgaggaagaaaaagaaaaagctAGAAGAGCAGCAGTAATTATCCAGAAACACTATCGAGGGCACGCTGCTCGCAAGCATGTCCAAGGGCTTCGCCT GCAAAGGGAGGCTCGATGGAACGACCTAGTGAAGCATAGTCAAGAAGTCACTTATGCAAAGGACCAGCTTGATAACAAGAACGATGTTGTGTCGAG ATGGCATCGCGCTGCCCAGGCCGCTTCACGACTTCAGAACGGTGACGGTCTCTATTCGTCTCCAGTATCAACGCTCCCATCTGGTCAAGTAGAAGAATGTGACCCTAAGAAATTGACGGATAAAGAACtgagggcgaggaaggcAACATTTTGGGGATCATTGAGTCTGGGCGTTGGCAAAGAGAGGgacgaaaagaaggagTTACCCTTTCACAGCAAAGAGCTCGAGACGCAGCATTG GCTGGAGATGATTGATGGAAAG CATCGTTATG GGAGCAATATGAAGCATTATTTCCGCAAGTGGAAGGAAGCTGATACCTCAGACAACTTTTTCAGATG GCTCGATAAGGGTGAGGGTAAGGATTTAgatttggaagagatgCCCCGCGAGAGGTTGGAGAACGAACGCATCAC TTATCTCTCAGCTGAGGAAAGGCTCAACTATGTCGTCAAGGTCGATAAAGACGGTCGGCTACGGTG GGCTCATAACAATGAGTTCGTAGACACAGCAgctggaagatggaaagacgCCGGAGATGGAACTGGTATTGTTCCTGTTGATCCTCAgtctgaagaagacgaaaaCACACCGAAACCTCAACCGACCATCGATCCTTATGCACCCCCTCACAACCACCGCCTATACCAAATCTCCAGGGCATCCTCCTTATCTAGTCTTTCATCAGATTCTTACTCTCCCCAATCATCAGAGCTGGACGAGAATGAAAGTACACATTATGTAGGATTGGATCAAAAGCCCGAAGGGTGGCTAGAACGACAGAGGAAACGGCTGACGCCTGGAGGGGTGAGGAGAGAACTGTTGAGGAAAACAGTGAGAAGGAATACTTGGATCTATGTGAGCGATATGAAGTTGAATTTGTTCGTCGGGATCAAGCAAAGTGGGGCTTTTCAGCACTCGTCTT TCCTTGCTGGAGGAAAAGTCACATCGGCTGGTATTATAGTAGTCAAGCACGGACTCATCAAGAGCCTTAACCCTTTAAGTGGGCATTACAGATCCTCAATTGAT AGTTTTAGAAGCTTTATCGGCCAGTTAGAAGCAAAAGGCGTGGATCTATCACATGTAAAGATTGCGAAAAGTGTGTTA TCGCTGTGGGG ACTCTCGAAATATTCCAAAGTGACTAAAGCACAAAATAATCTGATCACCCATGTACAACGAACCCTTCACTTATCACACGAGCccactgaagaagaaaagagccAAGCTCTCCAAGAAAACGCCGAGCgtgaagagagagagcatcaagagaggatgaagattgTGAGGaaagctgaagaggaggcgaAGAGAAGCGGGGAGATCAAGGATGATAGCGACGACGTGGCTACTGAAAAGGAtaaagaggagatgagagagcTTAGGAGGGAGGTACTCTATGGCCACAGGAG attgggagaagagaaaaagaagcttTGA
- a CDS encoding nuclear GTP-binding protein, translated as MPKTNKGGKGQKNKVYALPTAQKKRGLDVPKLQMKAKVATQARPTSASLAALSSNGQEISSSSFDLGNVTFHDVIDTSLTKDSSSKAFMRELRKVIERSDVIIQVLDARDPEGTRSRWVEDEVRKRDMQGKKLLGVLNKIDLVPRANLEAWLKHLRHSFPTMPFKSSTQSQKQHLSQNAVPLAQPSTVPGKQTVLQELPTTSASLGAPALLHLLKQYALSTPHSSLTVGVVGYPNVGKSSLINSLKRSRACAVAAMPGKTRVVQEVALDKGVKILDCPGVVLEDVGSHMEGEEGRRRRAEIMLRNCVKAELVQDPISPVEVILNKVEPAQLQKLYNIPAYDDVRDFLIKMALIRGRLGKGGVPDLEASAVQVLRDWNSGKISYYTTPPKFHPSSAPAPVPVITPVLASNEAAGDVEMGGDKVGDAKILTSLSEAFTIEGLFDNLGDDAAWEEGDVVKEEGIAEDSADLVAPEPVIPPAPVPVQTVPRASLTKRPFMDSEDESDADSDASDSFRPRTTLGPSPAASQPISSNALHFPAQPQTAQSTRLFTAEELAVLPAGLLDRKKAKSLAKKAKKRRAAVERTEGELMAGFMDMDMDEPEARKEMEMEMEMPAFEQKSKKDKRKAKKETQAKQRKEMTKVVAEMEIDEDARKEAEFASFLANMGADGSDEEL; from the exons ATGCCGAAAACTA ACAAGGGTGGAAAAGGGCAGAAGAATAAGGTGTATGCCTTACCAACAGCTCAGA AAAAAAGGGGACTTGACGTTCCAAAGCTACAGATGAAAGCAAAG GTCGCTACCCAAGCCCGACCCACTTCTGCTTCTCTAGCAGCTCTTAGCTCCAATGGTCAAGAAATCTCAAGCTCCTCTTTTGACCTTGGAAATGTTACTTTCCATGATGTCATTGACACTTCGCTCACGAAGGACTCCTCATCAAAAGCCTTCATGCGAGAGTTGCGCAAAGTCATCGAACGAAGTGATGTGATTATTCAAGTGCTTGATGCAAGGGATCCTGAAGGTACTAGGAGCCGTtgggtggaggatgaagtgCGAAAAAGGGACATGCAGGGGAAAAAGCTGTTGGGTGTGTTAAACAAAATCG ACCTTGTACCAAGGGCGAACCTGGAGGCATGGCTTAAGCACCTCAGGCATTCTTTTCCGACAATGCCCTTCAAGTCCTCTACTCAGAGCCAAAAGCAGCATCTATCTCAAAATGCCGTACCTCTTGCCCAACCCTCAACTGTTCCAGGAAAGCAAACTGTCCTTCAGGAACTTCCCACGACTTCAGCATCTCTTGGTGCACCTGCTTTgcttcatctcctcaaacAATATGCCCTTTCGACACCACACAGTTCGCTCACAGTTGGTGTTGTGGGCTATCCTAATGTTGGGAAGTCTTCTCTCATCAATTCCCTGAAGAGAAGTCGGGCCTGTGCGGTGGCTGCTATGCCTGGTAAAACGAGAGTGGTTCAGGAAGTTGCCCTGGACAAGGGTGTCAAAATTTTAGATTGTCCTGGTGTAGTGCTGGAGGATGTGGGTAGCCATatggagggggaggaaggcagaagaaggcgagcGGAAATCATGCTGAGGAATTGTGTTAAAGCTGAATTGGTACAAGATCCAATCTCTCCAG TGGAAGTGATTTTGAACAAAGTGGAACCTGCTCAATTACAGAAACTCTACAACATCCCTGCATACGATGATGTTCGCGATTTCTTGATCAAAATGGCTCTCATCCGAGGGCGACTCGGCAAAGGTGGTGTCCCCGACCTTGAAGCTTCCGCCGTTCAAGTGCTCCGAGATTGGAACAGTGGCAAAATTTCTTATTACACTACCCCGCCTAAATTTCACCCATCATCTGCGCCTGCACCCGTACCTGTCATAACTCCTGTTCTGGCATCAAATGAGGCGGCGGGAGATGTGGAAATGGGCGGTGACAAAGTCGGAGATGCCAAAATCCTTACCAGTCTGAGTGAAGCCTTCACAATCGAGGGGTTGTTTGATAATCTGGGTGACGACGCtgcttgggaagaaggggatgtggtcaaagaagagggaataGCCGAAGA TAGTGCTGATTTGGTTGCTCCCGAGCCTGTCATTCCACCTGCCCCTGTGCCCGTACAAACTGTCCCTCGAGCCTCACTCACTAAACGTCCATTCATGGATTCCGAAGACGAATCTGACGCCGACTCCGACGCATCGGATTCCTTCCGACCCCGCACAACCCTTGGTCCTTCGCCCGCCGCATCCCAACCCATTTCTTCCAATGCTCTGCACTTCCCGGCTCAACCACAAACTGCTCAGTCTACTAGGCTTTTCACAGCTGAAGAGCTTGCCGTGCTTCCAGCCGGCCTGCTTGATCGCAAGAAGGCCAAATCTCTAGCCAAGAAGGCTAAAAAGAGACGTGCCGCCGTGGAACGTACTGAAGGAGAGCTCATGGCTGGGTTCATGGATATGGACATGGACGAACCTGAGGCTcggaaagagatggagatggagatggagatgccTGCATTTGAGCAGAAGTCaaaaaaggacaagagaaaggcaaagaaggaaacTCAAGCGAAGCAACGAAAAGAAATGACGAAGGTGGTTGCAGAGATGGAaattgatgaagatgccaGGAAGGAGGCGGAATTTGCCAGTTTCTTGGCTAACATGGGTG CGGATGGATCAGATGAGGAGTTGTAA
- a CDS encoding TIGR01458 family HAD hydrolase, variant translates to MPHSQKLKALLIDLNGTLHIGSESTPSAVKAIERLRSLRIPFIFCSNSTKESSASLLDKLRKIGFDVKKEELMTSLSACRMVVEEKGLKHPLLLMSPSAKEEFSDLPPSQGKNHDAVILGLHPDSLSYEHLNKAFRVLKGEPLSSQKKSESTGEHRPPLIAPHASMFMQDSGSSSLPPGLSLGIGPFVRALEEAASVKAEIVGKPTKGFFELALEKLKELSGEDFERNKVAVVGDDVDNDLGEGARELGLRRILAD, encoded by the exons ATGCCCCA CTCACAGAAACTCAAAGCTCTTCTCATTGACCTCAATGGGACTCTTCATATCGGCTCGGAGAGCACGCCTTCGGCGGTCAAGGCTATTGAGCGATTACGATCCCTCCGCATACCGTTCATATTCTGCTCCAATTCAACCAAAGAATCTTCGGCAAGCTTGCTAGACAAATTGAGGAAGATCGGGTTTGATGttaagaaggaagagttgatgaCAAGTCTGAGTGCATGTCGAatggttgttgaggagaaagggTTAAA ACACCCCTTGCTCTTAATGTCACCATCagccaaagaagaattTTCAGACCTTCCCCCTTCACAAGGTAAAAATCATGATGCCGTCATTCTTGGGCTCCATCCAGACTCCCTTTCATACGAGCACCTTAACAAAGCCTTCCGCGTCTTAAAAGGCGAGCCACTCTCATCTCAAAAAAAGAGCGAGTCGACAGGAGAACACAGACCACCCTTGATAGCACCCCACGCCTCCATGTTCATGCAAGATTCGGGGTCATCGTCACTTCCACCTGGCTTATCGCTTGGTATAGGTCCATTCGTAAGGGCACTGGAGGAAGCAGCCAGCGTGAAGGCTGAGATTGTAGGAAAGCCAACCAAAGGTTTCTTTGAGTTGGCCCTGGAGAAGTTAAAAGAGTTGAGTGGGGAAGATTTTGAACGGAATAAGGTGGCGGTAGTAGGTGACGACGTAGATAATGACCTCGGAGAAGGCGCCCGAGAGCTTGGACTAAGAAGGATATTAG CTGATTGA
- a CDS encoding rossman fold oxidoreductase has translation MSVAVIQGASGGLGLALTRYILRYTGLTVYALTHQASTRGVRESLLSEASNIKHDSERLTVISNVDVREEDGLRRGAEMIRSKEGSGSVRVIVCLAGILKAEKSLSAINLHDALSSFQINALGQLITYKHFVPLIPTKNELSELKEKWNSKEEGNDPAKGMVDGDHSICCSLSARVGSIRDNEKGGWYSYRSSKAAVNQIIRTLDHELSNRSSSAIAYAYHPGTVLTPFTFPIIGSPKPDLSQGRLTVDQAIDHLVNVMSQVKRGVQGSRDEGDWGGRCWDWKGQMVEW, from the exons ATGTCCGTCGCTGTCATTCAAGGAGCATCCGGTGGCCTCGGTCTAGCGCTGACCCGCTACATTTTACGCTACACCGGCCTTACTGTATACGCACTCACTCATCAAGCTTCAACCCGGGGGGTCAGAGAATCCTTATTGTCTGAAGCATCGAACATAAAGCATGACAGTGAGAGACTTACTGTCATTTCCAATGTGGAcgtgagagaagaagacgggctgagaagaggagcagaaATGATTAGGtcaaaggaaggaagcggGAGTGTTAGAGTTATTGTCTGCCTCGCAGGCATT CTGAAGGCGGAAAAATCACTATCTGCAATCAATCTTCATGATGctctttcatcctttcaAATCAATGCTTTAGGGCAGCTAATCACTTACAAACACTTTGTACCTCTAATACCAACGAAAAACGAGCTATCGGAACTCAAGGAAAAATGGAATTCtaaagaggagggaaacGACCCGGCCAAAGGCATGGTGGACGGCGATCATTCAATATGCTGCTCATTGAGCGCTCGAGTAGGAAGTATTAGAGATAATGAGAAAGGGGGATGGTATTCATACCGATC TTCTAAAGCAGCTGTGAACCAGATCATCCGTACTCTTGATCATGAG TTATCTAATAGATCATCTTCCGCAATTGCATATGCCTATCATCCTGGCACGGTCTTGACCCCATTCACATTTCCCATCATTGGCTCTCCTAAGCCCGATCTTTCGCAGGGTCGGCTTACAGTTGACCAAGCAATCGACCATCTGGTGAACGTCATGAGTCAAGTCAAGAGGGGGGTACAGGGGAGTCGTGACGAAGGTGATTGGGGTGGAAGGTGTTGGGACTGGAAAGGGCAAATGGTCGAATGGTAG